In Bacillus cytotoxicus NVH 391-98, the following are encoded in one genomic region:
- a CDS encoding Crp/Fnr family transcriptional regulator encodes MILHKGELLFRQGEEGPLYFVKTGLLKVVRLQEDGTPFLFNIIVPGETIPHHSLISPKEYHGTAIALMKTEIEPIMSQEWYDKLRKNPELYANVALQLQTKLRMMQQRIDQLTTVSPRERLHRLQQWFSLYLGGIPIYEILTQTEIGQLIGVRRETVNRLLRDQIKNEVK; translated from the coding sequence TTGATTTTACATAAAGGAGAGCTATTATTCCGTCAAGGTGAAGAAGGACCCTTATACTTTGTGAAAACAGGTCTATTAAAAGTGGTTCGATTACAAGAAGATGGAACACCATTTTTATTTAATATTATTGTTCCAGGTGAGACAATTCCTCATCATTCTTTAATTTCACCTAAAGAATACCACGGAACAGCCATCGCTTTAATGAAAACTGAAATTGAACCTATTATGAGTCAAGAATGGTATGATAAGCTGCGAAAAAATCCAGAATTATATGCTAACGTTGCACTACAGTTACAAACGAAATTACGAATGATGCAACAGCGAATTGATCAATTAACAACGGTCTCGCCAAGGGAGCGCCTTCATCGGTTACAACAATGGTTTTCATTATATTTAGGTGGCATTCCGATTTATGAAATATTAACGCAAACTGAAATTGGTCAACTCATTGGTGTGCGACGTGAAACCGTAAATCGTTTATTACGAGATCAAATCAAAAACGAGGTGAAATAA
- a CDS encoding sulfite exporter TauE/SafE family protein gives MEYIMLLFIGLIAGTIGSLVGLGGGIIVVPLLIGLHSLSPQIAVGTSIVTVVFTGLSSTLAYVKHKRVDYKSGLILFIGSGPGGIIGSWANKFLNQDTFSLYFGIFLICVSILLMLRDKLKPLSLSNATVIKRSFTDTEGNTAYYQFPPFLSILIAFIVGFISGLFGIGGGALLVPAMMLLFAFPAQIAVATSMFIVLLSAIVSSFTHISLGNVSWIYALILIPGAWIGGKIGAYINTKLSGNAIINLLRITLIILGARLIITSFL, from the coding sequence TTGGAATATATCATGCTACTTTTTATTGGATTAATTGCAGGAACAATTGGAAGTCTTGTAGGGCTAGGAGGAGGAATTATCGTTGTTCCTTTACTGATTGGACTACATAGCTTATCGCCCCAAATCGCAGTAGGGACTTCCATTGTAACTGTTGTTTTCACAGGCCTTTCTTCTACGCTTGCTTATGTGAAGCATAAACGAGTAGATTATAAAAGTGGGCTTATTTTATTTATTGGTAGTGGCCCTGGTGGCATCATTGGATCGTGGGCAAACAAATTTTTAAATCAAGATACTTTCTCTTTATACTTTGGAATCTTTCTTATTTGCGTATCGATTCTTCTTATGTTACGCGATAAGCTGAAACCTCTTTCCTTATCAAATGCAACGGTTATTAAGCGTTCTTTCACGGATACTGAGGGAAATACTGCTTATTATCAGTTTCCGCCATTTCTTTCTATCCTTATCGCATTTATAGTCGGTTTCATATCTGGACTATTCGGCATTGGCGGAGGAGCTTTACTCGTTCCTGCTATGATGCTGTTGTTTGCTTTTCCAGCTCAAATCGCTGTTGCAACTTCCATGTTTATCGTTTTATTATCAGCAATAGTAAGTTCTTTCACTCACATCTCCCTTGGTAATGTAAGTTGGATTTATGCATTAATCTTAATTCCAGGTGCTTGGATTGGAGGGAAAATCGGGGCTTATATTAATACAAAGTTAAGTGGCAATGCAATCATTAACTTATTACGCATTACATTAATAATCCTTGGGGCAAGGTTGATTATTACTTCATTCCTATAA
- a CDS encoding inorganic phosphate transporter, translating into MDTVLILTVLIVICALAFDFINGFHDTANAIATAVSTKALKPRQAIIMAAIMNFLGAMTFTGVAKTITKDIVDPFALEHGSEVILAALLAAIAWNLITWYYGIPSSSSHAIIGAIAGAAIAAAGVASINFKGFIKIIESLIISPIVAFVIGFIVYSIFKVAFKNFNLTKTNQNFRLFQVGTAALQAYTHGTNDAQKAMGIITMALMTNNLHSSEDIPFWVQFSCALAMGLGTSIGGWKIIKTVGGQIMKIRPVNGVAADLSSSLVIFGATFIHLPVSTTHVISSSILGVGASHRVKGVKWGTAQRMLITWVITLPISASLAALFYYALHFIF; encoded by the coding sequence ATGGATACAGTCTTGATTTTAACTGTTTTAATAGTCATTTGTGCTTTAGCTTTCGACTTTATTAACGGATTCCATGATACAGCGAACGCCATTGCAACAGCTGTTTCTACAAAAGCTTTGAAGCCACGACAAGCGATTATTATGGCAGCTATTATGAATTTTTTAGGTGCAATGACATTTACTGGTGTAGCAAAAACAATTACAAAAGATATCGTTGATCCGTTTGCATTAGAACACGGTTCAGAAGTTATTTTAGCCGCTTTACTTGCTGCAATCGCGTGGAACTTAATTACTTGGTACTATGGAATCCCAAGTAGTTCTTCGCATGCAATTATTGGTGCAATCGCGGGTGCTGCAATTGCTGCTGCTGGTGTAGCATCCATTAACTTTAAAGGATTTATTAAAATCATCGAATCATTAATTATTTCACCGATTGTTGCATTTGTAATTGGATTTATTGTATACAGTATTTTTAAAGTCGCTTTTAAAAATTTCAACTTAACAAAAACAAACCAAAATTTCCGTTTATTCCAAGTTGGAACCGCAGCTTTACAAGCTTATACACATGGTACAAATGATGCGCAAAAAGCAATGGGTATTATTACAATGGCACTGATGACAAACAACCTCCATAGTTCTGAAGATATTCCATTCTGGGTTCAATTCTCATGTGCTCTCGCAATGGGACTTGGTACTTCTATTGGCGGGTGGAAAATTATCAAAACTGTCGGTGGACAAATTATGAAAATCCGCCCTGTAAATGGGGTAGCTGCCGATTTATCATCATCTCTTGTTATTTTCGGTGCAACATTTATTCACTTGCCAGTTAGTACAACACATGTCATCTCTTCCTCTATTTTAGGGGTAGGAGCATCACATCGTGTAAAAGGTGTAAAATGGGGAACTGCCCAAAGAATGTTAATTACTTGGGTCATTACACTCCCAATTTCCGCTTCTTTAGCAGCTTTATTCTATTACGCATTACATTTCATTTTTTAA
- a CDS encoding DUF47 domain-containing protein: MVFKSKKDKFSEMLMNVSENLKEGAKFFVEYKIKNASDLKEFSMRMKEYESKGDSFIHEIIMELNKAFITPIEREDILQLAMSMDDVLDGLDHSAGLFEMYSITEADEYMIKFVEAINQCAIEIAASVELMSNKKLLDIRTNAIKIKDYESQCDDIRRHAIKHLFSREKDPIKIIQFKEIYEELEEVADSCQSVANVLETIIMKNA, encoded by the coding sequence ATGGTTTTTAAATCTAAAAAAGATAAATTTTCTGAAATGTTAATGAACGTTTCTGAAAATTTAAAAGAAGGCGCTAAGTTCTTTGTGGAATATAAAATTAAGAACGCTAGTGATCTCAAAGAATTTTCTATGCGCATGAAAGAATACGAGTCAAAGGGTGACTCATTTATTCACGAAATCATTATGGAGCTAAACAAAGCGTTTATCACTCCAATTGAACGTGAAGACATTTTACAACTGGCAATGAGCATGGACGATGTATTAGACGGATTAGATCACAGTGCTGGTTTATTTGAAATGTACTCTATCACAGAAGCTGATGAATACATGATTAAATTCGTTGAAGCAATTAATCAATGTGCAATCGAGATTGCTGCTTCTGTAGAATTAATGTCTAATAAGAAACTGCTTGACATTCGTACAAACGCGATTAAGATTAAAGATTACGAATCACAATGTGACGATATTCGTCGTCATGCCATTAAGCATCTATTCTCTCGTGAAAAAGATCCTATTAAGATCATTCAGTTCAAAGAAATTTATGAAGAATTAGAAGAAGTAGCTGATAGCTGCCAAAGCGTAGCAAACGTGTTAGAAACAATTATTATGAAGAACGCATAA
- a CDS encoding transglycosylase domain-containing protein has translation MKLDNTHFKNVLEWFNKRKKLRNTLLILGGLFITLFVAINIMISIQDISALKQAVPQPTLIYDANNEVAAKLSSSKTEGIKRKDIPDIMVQAIISVEDKHFYNHHGIYYSGILNAILKNVTAGEVIAGGSTITQQLAKNVFLTQERTFSRKFKEYFLTKKIERTYTKDEIIEMYMNQIYFGEGAWGIRKAAKSYFDKEVKDLTIAEAATIAGLIKAPSTYSPYKNFNKSIERRNIVLALMKEQGYISEEQYSKEKEKGLVLRRGVDDKYKGKYSQYVDYIVREAMEKYDLTQNEILAGGYHIYTELDPKKQQAVEDVVNNNRYFKDRSSDQLLQTGIVLMNPKTGGVPALVGSRGPYQFLQFNHATQLKRQPGSTLKPFAVYVPALEEGYEVYDILKDEPLHIKEYAPQNSDHIFHGDVTMYEAIAKSYNVSAVWLLKQIGLEKGLKSLERFGIPLQEEDRTYPIALGGMHTGTSPFVMAQAYATFANNGVQVEGHAIREIKNTEGETVGKWYKKETRITTEKVAQKMTYLLKGVVEKGTGEKAKLKNIDTAGKTGTTQIVGGPSSGAKDSWFVGYTPDLVGAIWVGYDKTDHEHYVPSGSHITTTMFRDIMNKVGEKASQKAFQLSLIPEAEYTKQLQTIEEEKRRKEEEKRRKEEEQQRKEQQKEWIDKVKEWIPFF, from the coding sequence ATGAAATTGGACAACACTCATTTTAAGAACGTGCTTGAGTGGTTCAACAAGAGAAAGAAACTGCGCAATACATTATTGATTTTAGGTGGTTTATTCATAACTCTCTTTGTTGCAATAAATATAATGATATCCATTCAAGACATATCAGCATTAAAACAAGCAGTTCCACAACCAACACTTATTTATGATGCAAATAATGAAGTGGCAGCTAAGTTATCGTCTTCTAAAACAGAAGGAATTAAAAGAAAAGACATACCTGATATTATGGTTCAAGCCATAATATCAGTAGAAGACAAACATTTTTATAACCATCATGGAATTTATTATAGTGGAATTTTGAATGCTATATTAAAGAATGTTACTGCGGGTGAAGTCATTGCGGGAGGGAGTACAATCACGCAACAGCTTGCGAAAAATGTATTTTTAACACAAGAACGAACATTTTCAAGGAAATTTAAAGAATATTTTTTAACGAAAAAAATAGAGCGCACATATACGAAAGATGAAATTATTGAGATGTATATGAATCAAATTTATTTTGGTGAAGGCGCTTGGGGGATAAGGAAAGCTGCTAAATCATATTTTGATAAAGAAGTGAAAGACTTAACGATAGCAGAGGCTGCTACCATAGCTGGTCTTATTAAGGCTCCGTCTACTTACTCCCCCTATAAAAATTTCAATAAATCCATTGAAAGACGGAATATTGTGCTAGCTTTAATGAAGGAGCAAGGGTATATTTCGGAGGAACAATATAGCAAAGAAAAAGAAAAAGGACTTGTGCTACGCCGAGGTGTAGATGATAAATATAAAGGGAAATACTCACAATATGTAGATTATATTGTAAGAGAAGCAATGGAGAAATATGATTTAACCCAAAATGAAATTTTAGCTGGTGGTTATCACATTTATACCGAACTTGATCCTAAAAAACAGCAAGCGGTAGAAGATGTTGTTAATAATAATAGGTATTTTAAAGATCGTAGCTCAGATCAATTACTTCAAACAGGCATTGTACTGATGAACCCGAAAACAGGTGGTGTTCCGGCACTAGTTGGTAGCAGGGGACCATATCAATTTTTACAATTTAATCATGCGACGCAATTAAAGCGTCAACCAGGATCAACGTTAAAGCCGTTTGCAGTGTACGTACCAGCCTTAGAAGAAGGGTATGAAGTATATGATATATTGAAGGATGAACCACTGCATATAAAAGAATATGCACCTCAAAACAGCGATCATATTTTTCATGGGGATGTGACGATGTACGAAGCGATTGCAAAGTCGTATAACGTATCAGCTGTTTGGCTATTGAAACAAATCGGTTTAGAAAAAGGGCTGAAATCGTTAGAGCGTTTTGGTATTCCGTTGCAAGAAGAAGATCGTACGTATCCTATCGCACTCGGTGGAATGCATACAGGGACTTCCCCATTTGTTATGGCTCAAGCGTATGCGACATTTGCTAATAATGGAGTGCAGGTAGAGGGACATGCAATTCGCGAAATAAAAAATACTGAAGGCGAAACAGTAGGGAAATGGTATAAAAAAGAAACACGTATAACAACCGAAAAAGTTGCCCAAAAGATGACATATTTATTAAAGGGTGTTGTTGAAAAAGGAACGGGTGAAAAAGCAAAGCTGAAAAATATTGATACAGCAGGAAAAACAGGAACAACTCAAATTGTAGGTGGTCCAAGCAGCGGGGCAAAAGATTCATGGTTTGTAGGGTATACCCCAGACTTAGTAGGAGCAATTTGGGTTGGATATGATAAGACAGACCATGAGCATTATGTGCCAAGTGGCAGTCATATTACAACAACGATGTTTCGGGATATTATGAACAAAGTAGGAGAAAAAGCATCTCAAAAAGCATTCCAGTTATCCTTAATACCGGAGGCTGAATATACAAAACAGTTACAAACAATTGAAGAAGAAAAAAGAAGGAAAGAAGAGGAGAAAAGAAGAAAAGAGGAAGAACAGCAAAGAAAGGAACAACAGAAAGAATGGATTGATAAGGTAAAAGAGTGGATTCCATTTTTTTGA
- a CDS encoding ATP-binding protein, with translation MLQEDTILSQENQIKELENKVRFYEQLLNHLPHHFTYKNSQLGLQMQKKGKAYSIQHIPKEDKEPIFELTCDSLFLFEQLEKHFIHIFDAFSHHVTFIDKNGIITLCNRAAADDFGVVRSAIIGKPIQDLLQLPPEKIKALETLKTGKENYNEEILDKNYGICNNRIIRDQNGEIFRVISVFHYLNTERDAEKLALSGRIAAGIAHEVRNPLTTVRGYLQFLQENVSPVHKELFKNLLIPELDRANSIITKFLSISKAHEFKREPFPINNFLREYIQQLLASEAFLHNISIEYNLSSELEDVLVPIDRHELVQVFLNLFQNAVDAKSDKPLSIKITSHRLENFVRITFQDNGIGIPPAIQDYIFDPFFSTKDDGTGLGLSVTKKIIQNHAGTLKVASDSNGTTFFISIPLSPKKHEI, from the coding sequence ATGCTTCAAGAGGATACTATTTTATCTCAGGAAAATCAAATAAAAGAGCTAGAAAATAAAGTTCGTTTTTATGAGCAACTATTGAATCACTTGCCACATCATTTTACATATAAAAATTCTCAGCTCGGCTTACAGATGCAGAAGAAGGGGAAGGCGTATTCTATCCAGCATATTCCAAAGGAAGACAAAGAACCAATTTTTGAACTTACTTGTGATTCTTTATTTCTATTTGAACAACTAGAAAAGCACTTCATTCATATTTTCGATGCTTTTTCTCATCATGTGACTTTTATTGATAAAAACGGAATCATTACACTATGTAATCGAGCTGCTGCTGATGATTTCGGTGTAGTAAGAAGCGCTATAATTGGAAAACCCATTCAAGACTTATTACAATTGCCACCAGAAAAAATAAAAGCACTAGAAACATTAAAAACGGGAAAAGAGAACTATAATGAAGAAATATTAGATAAAAATTATGGTATTTGTAACAATCGTATTATTCGTGATCAAAATGGTGAAATTTTCCGCGTGATTAGTGTTTTTCATTATTTGAATACAGAACGTGATGCAGAAAAGCTCGCCTTATCTGGGCGAATTGCTGCTGGAATTGCACATGAAGTTCGCAATCCACTTACAACAGTACGAGGATATTTACAATTTTTACAAGAAAATGTTTCACCTGTTCATAAAGAACTTTTTAAAAACTTACTAATTCCTGAATTAGATCGTGCAAATAGTATTATTACAAAATTTTTATCGATTTCAAAAGCTCACGAATTTAAACGGGAACCATTTCCTATCAACAATTTTTTACGTGAATATATTCAGCAATTGCTTGCTAGCGAAGCGTTTTTACATAATATCTCTATCGAATATAATCTATCTTCTGAATTGGAAGATGTACTTGTTCCGATTGATCGGCATGAACTTGTTCAAGTTTTTCTAAACTTATTTCAAAATGCTGTTGATGCAAAGAGCGATAAGCCTCTATCTATTAAAATTACAAGTCATCGTCTAGAAAATTTTGTACGCATTACATTTCAAGACAATGGAATTGGTATTCCTCCAGCAATTCAAGATTATATATTTGATCCATTCTTTTCTACGAAAGATGATGGAACTGGTCTTGGATTATCTGTTACGAAAAAAATTATTCAAAATCATGCTGGTACCTTAAAGGTTGCTAGTGATTCAAATGGTACAACCTTTTTTATTTCTATTCCGTTATCCCCCAAAAAACATGAAATATAA
- a CDS encoding DUF72 domain-containing protein → MISIGLTGWGDHDSLYTDSYENRNKLRTYSEYFPIVEVDSSFYAMQPARNYTKWAGETPKDFSFVVKAYQGMTGHMQGEIPFATIEEMFEVFKQSILPLQEVNKLQAILFQYPPWFDCQKKNVELLRYTKEKMEGFPCAIEFRNQTWFRPHMHDKTLQFLEQENWIHTICDEPQAGIGSVPLVLEATHSDMALIRFHGRNVHGWLDKSENWRAVRCLYRYNRQELAEWVDRLKQLQKKTKNIYVLFNNNSGGDAADNAKQLMEMMNITYGEPKPEQLNLFE, encoded by the coding sequence ATGATTTCTATTGGATTAACAGGATGGGGAGATCATGACTCTTTATATACAGATTCCTACGAAAATAGAAATAAATTACGAACATATAGTGAGTATTTTCCTATTGTGGAAGTCGATAGTTCATTTTATGCGATGCAACCTGCTCGCAATTATACAAAATGGGCAGGAGAAACGCCGAAAGATTTTTCGTTTGTTGTAAAAGCATATCAAGGAATGACTGGGCATATGCAGGGAGAAATCCCATTTGCAACAATTGAAGAGATGTTTGAAGTATTCAAACAATCCATTCTACCTCTTCAAGAGGTAAATAAATTACAGGCGATATTATTCCAATATCCACCATGGTTCGATTGTCAGAAGAAAAATGTAGAATTGCTGCGTTATACAAAGGAGAAAATGGAAGGGTTTCCATGTGCCATAGAGTTTAGAAATCAAACGTGGTTTCGCCCTCATATGCATGATAAAACATTACAATTTCTAGAACAAGAGAATTGGATTCATACAATTTGTGATGAACCACAAGCGGGTATTGGTTCCGTTCCGCTTGTATTAGAAGCAACTCATTCTGACATGGCACTGATCCGTTTTCATGGACGAAATGTTCATGGCTGGCTCGATAAGAGCGAAAATTGGAGGGCAGTTCGCTGTTTATATCGCTATAATAGGCAAGAGTTGGCGGAATGGGTAGACCGATTAAAACAGTTGCAGAAGAAAACAAAAAACATATATGTGCTATTTAATAATAATTCAGGTGGGGATGCAGCTGATAATGCAAAACAATTGATGGAAATGATGAATATTACATACGGGGAGCCAAAGCCAGAGCAGCTGAATTTATTTGAATAA
- a CDS encoding DUF3924 family protein: protein MSTLTIELPKDIAEKLDLLKQVYQKKTGATISDSTLISKEFVQKITPFDLQQYVIEKEQR from the coding sequence ATGAGCACATTAACAATTGAATTGCCAAAAGATATTGCTGAAAAACTCGATTTATTAAAACAAGTGTATCAAAAGAAAACAGGTGCTACTATTTCAGACAGTACACTTATCTCCAAGGAGTTTGTTCAAAAAATAACTCCTTTTGATTTACAACAATATGTTATAGAAAAAGAACAGCGTTAA
- a CDS encoding tyrosine-type recombinase/integrase, translating to MKQAGQPIQNEKQLEKIKNILLQSSKRDGLLFVLAVNSGLKVSEILQLKVGDVIDENDTVRHSILFYNEKVKKHKWFAVNEDLQHAIEEYMKERKSWKRNEPLLKSQKGTKSITRQHAWYILNKAAKEVGLEGISSHTLRKTWGYCAYKSGVDIAFLQHFFDHSTPSKTLKYIGIA from the coding sequence ATGAAACAAGCAGGACAACCTATTCAAAACGAGAAACAATTAGAAAAAATCAAAAATATACTTTTACAATCTTCAAAACGTGATGGCCTATTATTCGTATTAGCAGTTAACTCTGGCCTAAAAGTAAGTGAAATCTTACAATTAAAAGTTGGAGATGTCATCGATGAAAATGACACTGTTCGTCATTCCATTTTATTTTACAATGAAAAAGTGAAAAAACATAAATGGTTCGCTGTAAATGAAGACTTACAGCACGCAATTGAAGAGTATATGAAAGAACGTAAATCATGGAAACGAAATGAACCATTATTAAAGTCTCAAAAAGGAACAAAATCTATTACAAGGCAGCATGCATGGTATATTTTAAATAAAGCAGCAAAAGAAGTTGGTTTAGAAGGGATTAGCTCACATACACTTCGAAAAACTTGGGGATATTGTGCATATAAATCTGGTGTTGATATCGCATTTTTACAACACTTCTTTGACCATAGTACCCCATCAAAAACTTTAAAATATATCGGTATTGCATAA
- a CDS encoding sensor histidine kinase, translating into MKKRSIVFKLFLLTAALFTITFLLFFIGQSLYLEKFYIDKKIKTVQTAFEKFVTSYEKSDGTFEEVRKLKQEFHDKTNSDIVLLGSDGSIKSENNYYIEIVDRLSNKQLMIPLNNILTIDEYNKFINLQLKVNDPIQVQGIVRQNSIFPTKIRTNYNVWRNDNLLADIGPLITPKNKYTEGQSKYTIRTFEGVISQIHLPSKNEIRLANNIETLYAIQQWNFASSPDNANANELTTYPVGDDDDSKSQIFVQPIVESGHIKEFVFAMTSLQPVNEAMLVLKDYYVYALIIVFFVIILLSFYYSKIIVKPLIKMNRVTKKMANFDFTEKLPISADDEIGSLSSSINTLSVNLKDRIDRLNIANTKLQQDIERERQLERTRKEFISGVSHELKTPLSVIRSFAEGIKDGVSKDTTYYTDVILEETENMNRLIVEMLELAKLESGTYKLEMTTFSIGDLIQQVYTKLLFSMEEKHLQVEMDIDCSIYVKANRNRIEQVVVNLLSNAIRYTPDTKHICIRVIDGEEKVKVEIENNGNPIPDESLQKIWDRFYRLDASRSRHTGGTGLGLSIVKNILELHHANYGVYNIDNGVVFYFDLQKVKEVK; encoded by the coding sequence GTGAAAAAAAGAAGCATTGTCTTTAAACTTTTTTTATTAACAGCGGCACTATTTACGATTACTTTTCTCCTCTTTTTCATTGGACAATCTTTATATTTAGAAAAATTTTATATTGATAAAAAAATAAAAACAGTTCAAACGGCCTTTGAAAAATTTGTGACAAGTTACGAAAAAAGTGATGGTACATTTGAAGAAGTAAGAAAACTAAAACAAGAGTTTCATGATAAAACCAATTCCGATATTGTCTTATTAGGTTCAGATGGAAGCATAAAAAGTGAAAATAATTACTATATTGAAATCGTTGATCGTTTATCTAATAAACAGCTTATGATTCCTCTTAACAATATTTTAACAATTGATGAATATAATAAATTTATAAATTTACAGTTGAAGGTAAACGATCCTATCCAAGTTCAGGGGATTGTAAGACAAAATTCAATATTCCCTACTAAAATTAGAACCAATTATAATGTATGGCGAAATGATAATCTCTTAGCTGACATTGGGCCATTGATTACTCCAAAAAACAAGTACACAGAAGGACAGTCAAAATATACGATTCGTACATTTGAAGGTGTTATTTCTCAAATTCACCTTCCGTCTAAAAATGAAATTCGCCTTGCAAATAATATAGAAACATTGTATGCCATTCAACAATGGAACTTTGCATCAAGTCCTGATAATGCGAACGCAAATGAACTTACTACTTATCCAGTAGGTGACGATGATGACAGTAAAAGTCAAATTTTCGTACAACCTATTGTAGAAAGTGGACATATTAAAGAATTTGTTTTCGCCATGACTTCGTTGCAACCTGTTAATGAAGCGATGCTTGTTTTAAAAGATTACTACGTGTATGCACTTATCATCGTATTTTTTGTTATTATTTTATTATCCTTTTATTATTCAAAAATCATTGTAAAACCGCTTATTAAAATGAATCGAGTCACAAAAAAAATGGCTAACTTTGATTTCACTGAAAAATTACCAATTTCAGCAGACGATGAAATTGGCAGTCTATCTAGTAGTATTAATACGCTATCGGTTAATTTAAAAGACCGTATTGATCGCCTAAATATTGCAAATACAAAATTACAACAAGATATTGAAAGAGAACGACAATTAGAACGAACAAGAAAAGAATTTATTTCTGGCGTATCTCACGAATTAAAAACACCACTCAGTGTGATTAGAAGTTTTGCAGAAGGAATTAAAGACGGTGTTAGTAAAGATACAACGTACTATACGGACGTCATTTTAGAAGAAACAGAAAATATGAATCGATTAATTGTCGAAATGTTAGAACTAGCCAAACTAGAGTCTGGTACCTATAAATTAGAAATGACGACTTTTTCAATTGGGGATCTTATTCAGCAAGTATATACAAAGTTACTATTTAGTATGGAAGAAAAACATTTACAGGTAGAAATGGATATAGATTGTTCTATATACGTTAAAGCAAATCGAAATCGTATTGAACAAGTTGTTGTGAATTTACTAAGTAATGCCATCCGTTATACTCCTGATACAAAGCATATTTGTATTCGTGTGATAGATGGAGAAGAGAAAGTAAAAGTTGAAATTGAAAATAACGGTAACCCAATTCCAGATGAAAGCTTACAAAAAATATGGGATCGCTTCTACCGTTTAGATGCTTCACGAAGCCGCCATACTGGTGGAACTGGACTTGGTCTATCTATTGTCAAAAATATTTTAGAATTACACCATGCTAATTACGGTGTATATAATATCGACAACGGGGTTGTTTTTTATTTTGATTTACAAAAAGTAAAAGAAGTCAAATAA
- the deoD gene encoding purine-nucleoside phosphorylase: MSVHIEAKQGEIAESILLPGDPLRAKYIAETFLEDVTCYNNVRGMLGFTGTYKGKRVSVQGTGMGVPSISIYVNELIQSYGVKNLIRVGTCGAIQKDVKVRDVIIAMTACTDSNINRLTFPGFDFAPAANFDLLKKAYDAGTEKGLHIRVGNVLTADVFYRESMDMVKKLGDYGVLAVEMETTALYTLAAKYGVNALSVLTVSDHIFTGEETTAEERQTTFNEMIEIALEAAIQQ; encoded by the coding sequence ATGAGCGTTCATATTGAAGCGAAACAAGGGGAAATTGCTGAGTCTATTTTATTACCTGGCGATCCATTACGCGCAAAATATATCGCGGAAACATTTTTAGAAGATGTAACTTGCTATAATAATGTGCGTGGTATGCTAGGGTTCACTGGAACATATAAAGGGAAACGTGTTTCTGTTCAAGGAACAGGCATGGGGGTACCTTCTATTTCCATTTACGTTAACGAATTAATCCAAAGCTATGGAGTAAAAAATTTAATTCGTGTAGGAACTTGTGGGGCCATTCAAAAAGATGTTAAAGTACGCGATGTGATTATTGCAATGACAGCATGTACAGATTCTAATATTAATCGTTTAACATTCCCTGGTTTCGATTTTGCACCAGCTGCAAACTTTGATCTTTTAAAGAAAGCATATGATGCAGGAACAGAAAAAGGACTTCATATTCGTGTTGGGAATGTATTAACAGCAGATGTATTCTACCGCGAGAGCATGGATATGGTGAAAAAACTTGGTGATTACGGTGTATTAGCAGTAGAAATGGAAACAACTGCACTTTATACATTGGCAGCAAAATATGGTGTAAATGCCCTATCTGTATTAACAGTAAGTGACCATATTTTTACGGGAGAAGAAACAACTGCAGAAGAGCGTCAAACTACATTTAACGAAATGATTGAAATTGCTTTAGAAGCAGCAATCCAACAATAA